ATGGCCTGGGCCGTGCTGGGGCCACGTGCGCGGGCGGAGCCATTCTTCGTCCAGGTCTTCTCGGCCTATGCCTTCGGCCTCGTGGGCTACTACGTGATGCCCGCGGTGGGGCCCTCCCTCGCCGCGCCGGAGCTGTTCACCATGCCCATCGAGGGTGGCCCCATCACCCGGCTGAACGCGGCGGTCGTGGCCCAGGGCTCGTCCACCTACGACCTCTTCCCCAGCCTGCACACGTACATCACGCTGGTCCTGCTACGTCATGACCGGGTCCATCATCCTTGGCGGTTCCGGCTGATGGTTCCCGTCGCCGTGGCCATCATCGCGTCCACCTTGATGCTGCGTTACCACTATGCCGTGGACCTGCTCGCGGCCCTCGTGTGGTTCGCGCTCTTCAGCGCGCTCATGCCCTGGGCGATGCGCATCGAGCGCGAGGCGCGTGACGACCGCGCAGCCCGAGCAACGAAGACTCCACCCGCGAGGTGACGCCCGTCCCCTCGGGCGCCTCTCCCGAGGGTCTTGCTCTCTCTTCGAGGGCTCGCTTGCCGCGGCCATGTCGTTCGCAGTGACGGGCGGGACGGGGGCTGCTCCACCGCCGCGCTCACGTGCGTCCTGTCAGGCGCCCTCTGGTTGCGATGCGGCCCACCGGGAAGCAAAACCTGAGGGGCGGGGCGGAGGAGGGCCCATCGCGTAGGTCAGCGTCGTGGCCTGGAACATGGGGAGGGGACATGCGAACAAGGCTCAACGCGCGGGCGGGCAACTGCCTCCTCGCAATGGTGCTGGGAATGTGGAGCGGAGGGTCGTGGGCCGCCGAGGCGCCAAGGGCGCGAACGGTCGTCACACTGGCCTTCGATGACGGCCTCGAAGAGCAGCGACAAGTATTGGACATGCTCTCGGCCACGGGGCTGAAGGCGACCTTCTTCATCATCAGCGGGCGGGTAGGCCAGTCGAGCTACATGACTGTCGACGATTTGCGCCGCCTGGCCGCGGCCGGGCACGACGTCGCGGGACATTCACTGAACCATGCGGAGCTGGCGCCCATGGCCCCCGAGGGCCAGCGGCAGGAGATTTGCGAGGACCGCCTGCGGCTGCTCAGTTGGGGCATGTCGCCGACCTCCTTCGCGTTTCCCTTTGGTTCGAACGACCTGGCGGTGAACCAGATGGCCGCGGCGTGCGGCTACAACGCCGCGCGTGACGTACGAGGCCTGGTGGACACCTGTGGCTCCTGCCCGGTGGCCGAAACGATTCCACCCTTCGACCCCTACGAAATCCGCACGCCCGCCACGGTGACGCGCGACGACGGATTGGAGCAGATGAAGGCCTGGGTGACCTCGGCGGAGGAGGCGGGGGGCGGCTGGGTGAATGTCGTCTTCCACTTCGTGGAGGCGGACTGCTCGAAGCGCACGTACTGCGTGCAGGCCG
This genomic window from Myxococcus hansupus contains:
- a CDS encoding phosphatase PAP2 family protein, yielding MRSGPYLHELLLGTFGVILTLALLFIAGPAAPESLQSLLALTAFAAGVGWLARKDGEAHAFRFRLMFAYVATFFLYAFVAKSVPALGLTPRDDLLLAADLRLVGTTPAAWLQRWSTPWVNEVFSASYLAFHGYLHLAMAWAVLGPRARAEPFFVQVFSAYAFGLVGYYVMPAVGPSLAAPELFTMPIEGGPITRLNAAVVAQGSSTYDLFPSLHTYITLVLLRHDRVHHPWRFRLMVPVAVAIIASTLMLRYHYAVDLLAALVWFALFSALMPWAMRIEREARDDRAARATKTPPAR